The Salvelinus fontinalis isolate EN_2023a chromosome 7, ASM2944872v1, whole genome shotgun sequence genomic sequence AAGAGACAAAGGGAAACGGTGGGGGGGGGGATCGAGAGAAACGGGAGAAAGACAGATGTGGGACACGGATGGCACAGAAAGATGTGGATGAGAGAAGAGGTGAGAACAGGTAGgcgaggagggaggaagaggttcGGGATGAGTACAAGGTACAGACAGAAGAAAGGGAGGGAAAATAAAGGAGTGACCGAGAGAAATGAGatacaggagaaacagagagtttAAGATAAGAGTAGAGATAACTCAGGGTAGCCCCCTGCGGTGTTTAGGTGACGACACAAACAGGACATACAGGTCATGTATGATAGGCTAAAGCCATAGAGATGTACTAAAGAGTTCATCTCCTATCttttcccatgctaaaacaggcttTGGGCCAAGCATCCCTATCCAAGTATCCATATCCCTATCCTTAGATTTGGCCCTCTTTCCAACTCTATGGATAAAGCTAAACATGAAACAAAGACCTCCTATTCCGCCTCTCTCTGCTCACCTGTTCGTCACACACCACCCCCTCCTGGATAGATGGGGTAATTGCAGGCGAGGAGAGCGTGGATCCTGTCTTTTCTTTTCGGTCTTCCACTTGTTCCCCCTTTCTTTcggtctctctgtccccttctttTCTCTGTAGTCTCTTACTTTGCCTGTTCTTCTCCACGGTCTTATTTTCCCTGCCATCTACTTTCTCTTCCaaactctttcctcctctctccaaactcctctccttcacactctcctcctgtctcaaTGTCAGACTTTCCCTTAGTCGCTCTCTCTTTTTCAGTTCCGGCCCGTTCACTGACTCAATCGTCTCTCGCTTCGTCCTATCCCTACTGTTActgctctgtctctcactctgtccctggggatctcgctctctctcaatctgcCTCAgcttctctttctgtctgtcaccTTCTCTGTCTCTTTTGATTGGCTCATCCTCGGATGAGCTCGCTACTTCCTTGCTGCTGGCTCGTTCAACCAGCTGGCCCAGTTTGGAGTAGAGCTCCTGCTCCAGTGTGTCTCCCGAGCCGGGCCCAGAGCTGCTGGGGGACAGAGGGCCAGGGGCAGGGGCCATGCAGTTAGGGAAACTGGGGGCCGCAGAGTTAGGGGCCACAGTGTCCTGGTTCTTGGGCTCGGGGGTCATGACCGCAGAGTTGGTCTCGGGCACGGGCCCCACGTCAGGCCCTGGCATCTCCTCACTCATGCCACTCTTCAGCAGGGCGTTCAGCAGGAAACTGTTCTCCTACGGGCGGAGATcgagagaaagacagaatgaaagagagagcaaTAGGGAGAGAGACCACCATGCTTATTTCCTTCAATATGAAAAAGCATTGTCCTTTCCTGCCAcctagtggtgtagtaatgtttCACAATAGTCTGATTGAGGGTTGACCAAGGACTTTTACACTTTTTGTGTTGTTGAGATTTATAACAACTAGAATGAGGTGGAGTAAAGATGATTAAAACAACTCTGTACCTACTACTGTCAATGAGAAGAGATTGGTGAAGCTGCCACACGCTACatatctttacatttacatttttgtcatttagcagacactgtcagccagagaaatttccagtcagtgcattcaaccaaGCTAgataagacaaccacatatcactttGTGAGTGATGTCCTCCCACCTGTGCAGATGACGAATAAAGGggctgtgtatgtgtctgtgcgtGGGCCTGGTTCTCCCCCAGCTCCCTCTTGCTCTTCCTGCGTCTCCGCGACCTCCTGACATGGTTGCTTTGTCCACTGTCCCCCGTAACCTTGGGGTTAAAGTTCACATCCAGTGCCTCCGGGTAGAGCGAGTACAAAGGGGGGTTCTGGTGTTGATGCTGATGATGGTGGTTCTGAGCTTGCTGGGGATGAAGATACGGGTCCTGGTTAGGGCCTGTCTTCTTCATTATGTTCTGGAGGGGTTTGTGAGGGCGGGCGGGGGGTACAGAGGAACACTCTGAGTCAGAGTTGAGGGTCTCTGTGTTGGTGTACTGGCCCGAGGAGGGCGAGGTGACCGGGAGGTGGACCGGGGTGTACGTCCACTCAGGGTCGTGCTGGGAGTCCGTGTAGTAGGTCTCGTCGGAGAGTTTCCGTTGGAACTGGCGCAGCGCGGCTCCCCAGCCCCCCTTGTCGCCCTCCTGGTCGGACTCGGGGCCCATCTCGTCGTAGGCCGAGACCACGTCGGACTCTTTCTCCAGGACGCTGAACACCAGCGACTTTCTCTTGGTCAGTAGGCTGGGACGGGAGTGCTGAGAGCTCTGCAGAGCGATCCAGTTACCGTCAGGGCTCTGCAGCACCGAGGACGCACCTATACATACAGGCACAGGTAAACATCTAGAGCTTTACGTAGGTGACAAACACAGCATTCTTCCTGGGAGTGTAACGGTATGGAATTGTCCTGTTGCATGTAACATGTTTGACTGTACAAATGAGAGACGTGACAGTACTGACGTGTCTTTGCATGTAAAACGTGACAGTATGGACAGGTCTCTCTGGGTTGAGCGTAGAGCGTTGTGTGTGCGACAATACGGATGATTTTGCTCTGGACGTCTCTGATGTGTGTGCGCGCGACTGTATCGGGGATTCGTGTTTCAGTGTGTGTCTTACTGGAGTTGTCCAGGCGGTCCACACTCTTCCAGCTGGGCAGTGAGGAGGCCCTGGCGGTCTCCTTCTTCAGAGAGGCGTAGTCCGGTACCCCTTCACCTCCCCCCGCCCCTACTAGTGCCTCGGTGTTCTTCTCTGGAGAATCGTCACTGGTCAGGGAGAACGCAGAGCGCGACCTCtgtgcgcacacacgcacatgtaAATGATAGATCACACACTTTAAAAACGACAGGTGCTGAAAAGGTGACACAGAATTACACAGAAGGATGAATTTTGGGCCTACCAGCCAAGGAAAGCTTAAAATGTAACAGGCACAGTGGCAACGTTTTGTTCCGGAGAGCAATTGTCCCACACTCCAGTTCCAGCCAAACACTTCAGGCTTAGGTACAAAAGATTAGCTTGGTTTGTTTGGGTGGCAATGTGGATACCACTGACCACAGGCTGGTCTTCACTGATCCAACTGAACTAGTTGTTTGGTTCAAACCTCAGAAGGTATTGTAATGTAAATGGACACTGGAGGTTGTGTTCTTCCGACGTCCTGGTACATTGTAAGACTGACTTTCAGagcacgtcccaaatggcaccctactcccgaCAAATTAGtatactatagggaatagggtgccattaaggGATGAACTGCCAGTCCAATGGATGTGATTCATATAAAGAGTCTGCAGGGGGCACCAGAGAACTACAATCTGTGTATCAGAGAACTACAATTACAAACAAAAAACAGTGTATGAAGAACTAATCTCAACCAAATACTACTAAATCTCTCcttacggacacacacacacacacacacacacacacacacacacacacacacacacacacacacacacacacacacacacacacacacacacacacacacacacacacaggaagagtgtgtgtgtgtgtgtgtgtgtgtgtgtgtgtgtgtgtgtgtgtgtgtgtgtgtgtgtgtgtgtgtgtgtgtgtgtgtgtgtgtgactgtacgTGAACaccatgtatgtgtgtatgtcggcgcctgtgtttgtgtctgcgcatgctttgtgtgtgtgtgtgtgtgtgtgtgtgtgtgtgtgtgtgtgtgtgtgcctggatgtgtgtgtgtgtttgcagagcATTTATAAAGGGAACCCATCCCTCTGTGTGCCAGGGAGTTGAGGAGAATCTCTGTGTATTTCTGCAGGACTTTGATCATGGTTGAGTGTAACAGACAGACTGGGACAGGAGACGGGCTGGGAACGTAGCTTTGATTCCACACTGCTGCGTCTGCCTCACACACACGGGACGATGACAAATCTCAGCCAGGTCCCCGCTGACTTCCCCTGTGAAACACtgccaggtgtgtgtgcgtgtagaggTTTCCCTGGAAAGCTACTGTATAGCTCACAGGTACAAACAGGTTACACCGCCCTCAGGAGAGGACCATTCATGGGAAAATCTGCCAGCACCATTAAAGTAATTACATTTGGTCTTTGCCAGACCTCAACCCTGTCTGTCCCCATATCTCATCACATAGGGCCAAGAGTTCCCTGCCCTGACCAGGGAAAGACTCTGGGTCCTAGTCATACCACAAAATTCCAGGCCCTACCTACAGGCTATATTTAGGGACCAGTTCTTCCtgggtcaggtcacatggtcaggacaaagggtagggtagtgtaggtaGTGGAGCTTAAACTTCCCACTCAAAACAGTTCATGCACATAATATGACAAAATGTGGTtacgtttttgttcgttttggtgTTCAGCAGGTTTTTTTCCCGGATGTTCAAGCATACAACAAGTCGTAGTTTAGTAGCAAAAGTATACGCCTCCTTTGTCAATGATTGGTCAACAGAGCTACTCCTACTTTGAGTGGGAAGTATGGACGGGATTCTTCAATGAAATGTTGTCATTCAACATGAGACAACAATTACTTTtgttacttgagaaatactgcccCAAACAttttacttaaatgtaaaattgCACGACTAAGACCCCCTCAGCAAAAAAatgaattacagatttcttgatttatcttagattaattcggaCTATTTTGAGAAGGTGTATACTGGGTACGTTATTGCTATGGCatctcaagagggacaaacagtAATATTCCCACTTTTAATGTCTTTTAATTCAGGGTGTATGCGAGGCACAGACGTTCGCTTTGCCTAGCCGAGTTCTGCTAGAAGTAACCTGAACCTAGCATGCGGATGCctttaatgtactgtactgtagtgtaatgtattgcagtgcagtgtactgtactgtagtgcagTGTaacgtgtagtgtagtgtagtgaaacATAGCATATCGTAGTGTAACATAGCGTAGTGCATGGTAGCGTAGTGTAGCATAGCATATTGTAGTGTAACGTAGCGTAGTGCATGGTAGCGTAATGTGGCATAGCATATTGTAGTGTAATGTAGCGTAGTGTAACATAGTGTAGTGAATGGTAGCGTAGCGTAACATAGCATAGTGCATGGTAGCGTAGTGCATGGTAGCGTAGCGTAACATAGCATAGCATAGTGCATGGTAGCGTAGTGTAACATAGCATAGTGTATGGTAGCGTAGTGTAACATAGCGTAGTGTATGGTAGCGCAGTGTAACATAGCATAGTGCATGGTAGCGTAGTGTAGTATAGCATAGTGCATGGTAGCGTAGTGCATGGTAGCGCAGCGTAACATAGCATAGTGCATGGTAGCGTAGTGTAACATAGCGTAGTGCATGGTAGCGTAGCGTAACATAGCATAGTGCATGGTAGCGTAGTGTAGTATAGCATAGCGTAGTGCATGGTAGCGTAGCGTAACATAGCATAGTGCATGGTAGCATAGTGTAGTATAGCATAGCATAGTGCATGGCAGCGTAGCGTAACATAGCATAGTGCATGGTAGCGTAGTGTAACATAGCATAGTGCATGGTTAGTGGAACATGGCATAGTGCATGGTAGCGTAGTGGAACATAGCATAGTGCATGGTAGCGTAGTGTAGTATAGCATAGCTTAGTACATGGTAGCGTAGAGTATTGTAGTATAGCGTAGTGTCGGGTAGTGAAGTGTAGTGTAAGGTAGTGTAGTGAGGGCTTCCTAACCAGACTGACCCAGAGGGAATAGGAACTCTTGAGGTGTGCCTGGTTGGCCTGGGCCAGGGTGCTGTGAGGGGGCTGGCTGGGGGAGGACATCTCACTGCCCTGGGGCCGGCCCTGGCTCTGGGGCCAAACAAAGTCATACTCTGTCTGCATCTCTGAACGCTTCCTCCTCTGGATTAtctgggagagaaaaggagaggagcagaacaagagcgagagagaaagagagagagagagagagagagagagagatagaggggcaaTGTTAGATGTGACCGAAAACCCCACACTAGACTTCAAACTTACTTTTTGTACGATGGTTGTGGCAAGTTCCTCTATAAGCTCCTCTTTGTGGTCCCGTAGGTAGCGAGCCTCATTCTGCTTCtcctacaacacagagacatcAAAGCCTGGTCAGAACTACAGAAAAACAAGCACCAAAACCAAATCAAAAAAGAgacatggtgagagagagagaagaaattaCTTATTTTTTACTGTTATTGTTGTCATTATCTCACGTCGCTTTAGCAACAGTGGCCTTGTCATTCATGCTAATAAAGCTGAATCTGAgcgaagcagagagagaaagagagagtgagacagagagaaagagacagacagagagagagagagaaagaaagagggaaacagacacacacacaaaccaggaCTATTGTCTCACCAAGCTGTCAGTAAACTCCTCTGCCTTGGCGATGGCTTCCTCTATGGCCTCCTCAGCAACACGCAGGGCAACAGTGAGGGTCTCTGCCATGCTGTgtcctgcaaacacacacacaggtttactTGCAGCCCTACAGGAGCAGATTTAATTACAGATATATTAGACAAACAAAACATTACTAGTGCAGAGCAAAGTGGTTTATTTACAGGCTAATGTCAGGGCTGTGGTGATTCACACACAAGTGGCTGACTAGGAGGGTCACAGACCTCTGGAACAAGAGGACcacgcagtgtgtgtgttgtacaaCACCCCCTACTATTATACTGTGGGTATATGTAATGTGCTAgcctgatgaaacagaaatacatGCTACAAATGACGCTTATTCATTTGTTGGTTTCCATGGTtgcatgccaaatggcaccccattccctgtgtagtgcactacttttgaccaggacaccACCTATATGGGGTTGTGTACCTTCACTCTGCCTGTAGAAGGTGGAGTCACTGCCACACACGCTGCCATCGTTGCCATTGCTTCCGTCGTGAACACTGCTTTCTGCGGGGGACACAGAGACGCAGGTACAATAACAACACACCTAATATATAGAGagtcttttatccaaagcaacttacagtcgtGCGTCCATACGTCGTCGTACAGGTGGCCCCAGCTCGGGAATCGAACCCATGATCCTGACATTGCAAGGGCCATGATCTACCAACCGAGCCACACGGGACCGCCAGAGGAGAGGCTAGAGGTCAGCATCGGTTGTGCTGGGAGGAACCTTGGCTCACGCTGAGAGAACCTCTCATCACCCTCATCAGCAGAGGAGAGCAATGATATGAGACAGGCGCAAAGAGCAGAGAACCTATGCCACGGCTCCAATTCATTTGAACATATCCGTGAACCATTTTTTGTGTGTTTGCCTGTCTAGTGTCGTCTCTTCATAAACCACACCGCTTTAGCGCAGAGGGCCATTTGGTGGCGGATGTGTCCCATAGGGCGATCTGTTTTCTCCAGGAGGTCTTTCATCAAATCTTTATTTCCTCTCACGGGACAAATCAACTTCCTCCAATTAGCAGCTTAGAGCCACAGCTCTGGGAATATGACTGGTGTCACAGCTGAAGTTATCACCCTGCCATAGCCTGTGCCCCTGAAGGACtgaactatgtgtgtgtgtgtgtgtgtgtgtgtgggggggggggggggggggggggttggggctgTGATGGATTTCACGGTGACACAAAGCACTCAGGAGTCACGGCAGGCCACTAGAAATGATGTCTGTGTGCAGTGAGGCTGAAACTGCAGTGACATTTGGAGCTAGGCAAAGAGACAGTACTAGATCTTCTTTTGTTGGTCTGTCTATCCGTCTGTCTGTAGTGGGACTCTGCTTGGTCGGGCACAGGACAGGTTGTCTTGTGTTCTAACTGTTTTAGTCCCCTCCTTTTCCACGGAAGAAAAAGGGACATTGTCAAAGTTTAATTCAATAACACAAAAACTACGAAAGCTGTTTGAAAATAAAGAAAAGGGAGGGCCAGAAAAGTAATGTTCGGAAAAGATTTGATGAAGTGGTAagagaggatgatagcagtgctgtcTGTGTTATGTGCGAGGCCTGtggcacgtcaagggaactgtagcctgctgtttagatgggttaaatggaaactgaaatctggacattgACTAACCAGAATAACCTACTGTTTTCTGGCAAAAGTCCTTTGATAATACTTGTCCCGTGCAAATCGACATCCCTGTGCTTTGAGAGAAATGTCTGAGTTTGGCAAGTGTTGCTCGCGGGTTTGAGCAAGAAAACAATAACCGGTTGGATCATTTGAACGCTTAGCCTATATATGAATGGCCTACATCTATAAACTTTCACAGTGAATGCTTTTGTTTACATGTTTTGTGCGAGTGAATTGAACATCGCCAAATGCATCATTAAAAAATATTGCGCCTCTGGAATAAACTACATTCTGGGATAAAACATACATAACCAACGTTCTCCAGTAATACTAGTCCTGTGGGAATAGGGCTATAGCCTTCATAATAAATACTGCAGAtttaagcatttcttgcagtaaaattacACACCAAATGTAGGAAAAATTTGGacttgggaacaggagtggagaaatatgatttatttatttctgcATCTTGAGAGAAGGCAATGCTCAGTTAGATACCATCTGTAGAGGTGCTGTCTTCATCATAAAAGCATCATCAACCTTGATAGTATTTCGACCACGTAAAATATGCATGGAAGCCGAagtgaaatcttatcagaaaaacgttgggtcgttttcacagctttattttttcttaaaaccgggtcaaactgatgtcatttggacatTTAGCACAGAAAATCGTTCCCGTTTTTATTTGTTCCTTTATTGTCTCCAGTCCCTAAACGTCTTTGCGTCACGAAAGACGACAGGGAAAACCTCaccgatgtcaactagattgaagaATTAATTCCATCAATATATtacattattctggtgagcaagggtttagttagtcttctagggcaacatatatttttatttgattttatttcacctttatttaaccaggcaggctagttgagaacaatttcTCATTCTCATATAACGACAAAAGAGAACCTACacgtatctaattatagacacgttgactaacaaatagcctacttataagcagaaacatatctaaaacaggcaacaccaacaacaacaacaaaactgcACCCCTGTCAAGAAATCGTCCTGCAGTCTTTGACTGCAGCCTATAGAGCATgttctatattagtgggttagggTCGGGTGCGGGCCTCAGATgttcactttatcacatatagtcggGCGGTTGTG encodes the following:
- the myripb gene encoding rab effector MyRIP isoform X4, which translates into the protein MGRKLDLSGLTGNEADHVLKVVQRDMKLRKKEEDRLSEMKQELAEEGSRCSVLSKQPRFNERCCIRCCSPFTFLVNPKRPCLDCQYNVCKACRTYSKREKAWLCAACQKTRILRTQSLEWFYNNLKSRFKRFGSAKVLKTLYRNHIVERGGYSDLPESSVHDGSNGNDGSVCGSDSTFYRQSEGHSMAETLTVALRVAEEAIEEAIAKAEEFTDSLEKQNEARYLRDHKEELIEELATTIVQKIIQRRKRSEMQTEYDFVWPQSQGRPQGSEMSSPSQPPHSTLAQANQAHLKSSYSLWRSRSAFSLTSDDSPEKNTEALVGAGGGEGVPDYASLKKETARASSLPSWKSVDRLDNSSASSVLQSPDGNWIALQSSQHSRPSLLTKRKSLVFSVLEKESDVVSAYDEMGPESDQEGDKGGWGAALRQFQRKLSDETYYTDSQHDPEWTYTPVHLPVTSPSSGQYTNTETLNSDSECSSVPPARPHKPLQNIMKKTGPNQDPYLHPQQAQNHHHQHQHQNPPLYSLYPEALDVNFNPKVTGDSGQSNHVRRSRRRRKSKRELGENQAHAQTHTQPLYSSSAQENSFLLNALLKSGMSEEMPGPDVGPVPETNSAVMTPEPKNQDTVAPNSAAPSFPNCMAPAPGPLSPSSSGPGSGDTLEQELYSKLGQLVERASSKEVASSSEDEPIKRDREGDRQKEKLRQIERERDPQGQSERQSSNSRDRTKRETIESVNGPELKKRERLRESLTLRQEESVKERSLERGGKSLEEKVDGRENKTVEKNRQSKRLQRKEGDRETERKGEQVEDRKEKTGSTLSSPAITPSIQEGVVCDEQKYSAASLCSITTEVLKVLNATEELIGEAGGDSVTPSECMSASESFLSNLETRKLDQKLTKMEENVYMAAGAVYGLEGALGDLEKVARGISSGTSDRDLAFLEDQVATAAAQVQQSELQISAIEERILSLKTAGLNVTACNRFSNFSKPKPKPQTLDTSRQQRRKLPAPPVKDKESEQQVTALHP
- the myripb gene encoding rab effector MyRIP isoform X2, which translates into the protein MGRKLDLSGLTGNEADHVLKVVQRDMKLRKKEEDRLSEMKQELAEEGSRCSVLSKQPRFNERCCIRCCSPFTFLVNPKRPCLDCQYNVCKACRTYSKREKAWLCAACQKTRILRTQSLEWFYNNLKSRFKRFGSAKVLKTLYRNHIVERGGYSDLPESSVHDGSNGNDGSVCGSDSTFYRQSEGHSMAETLTVALRVAEEAIEEAIAKAEEFTDSLEKQNEARYLRDHKEELIEELATTIVQKIIQRRKRSEMQTEYDFVWPQSQGRPQGSEMSSPSQPPHSTLAQANQAHLKSSYSLWRSRSAFSLTSDDSPEKNTEALVGAGGGEGVPDYASLKKETARASSLPSWKSVDRLDNSSASSVLQSPDGNWIALQSSQHSRPSLLTKRKSLVFSVLEKESDVVSAYDEMGPESDQEGDKGGWGAALRQFQRKLSDETYYTDSQHDPEWTYTPVHLPVTSPSSGQYTNTETLNSDSECSSVPPARPHKPLQNIMKKTGPNQDPYLHPQQAQNHHHQHQHQNPPLYSLYPEALDVNFNPKVTGDSGQSNHVRRSRRRRKSKRELGENQAHAQTHTQPLYSSSAQENSFLLNALLKSGMSEEMPGPDVGPVPETNSAVMTPEPKNQDTVAPNSAAPSFPNCMAPAPGPLSPSSSGPGSGDTLEQELYSKLGQLVERASSKEVASSSEDEPIKRDREGDRQKEKLRQIERERDPQGQSERQSSNSRDRTKRETIESVNGPELKKRERLRESLTLRQEESVKERSLERGGKSLEEKVDGRENKTVEKNRQSKRLQRKEGDRETERKGEQVEDRKEKTGSTLSSPAITPSIQEGVVCDEQGQNGVELQQRLQLLSSLLQQKYSAASLCSITTEVLKVLNATEELIGEAGGDSVTPSECMSASESFLSNLETRKLDQKLTKMEENVYMAAGAVYGLEGALGDLEKVARGISSGTSDRDLAFLEDQVATAAAQVQQSELQISAIEERILSLKTAGLNVTACNRFSNFSKPKPKPQTLDTSRQQRRKLPAPPVKDKESEQQVTALHP
- the myripb gene encoding rab effector MyRIP isoform X3, whose product is MGRKLDLSGLTGNEADHVLKVVQRDMKLRKKEEDRLSEMKQELAEEGSRCSVLSKQPRFNERCCIRCCSPFTFLVNPKRPCLDCQYNVCKACRTYSKREKAWLCAACQKTRILRTQSLEWFYNNLKSRFKRFGSAKVLKTLYRNHIVERGGYSDLPESSVHDGSNGNDGSVCGSDSTFYRQSEGHSMAETLTVALRVAEEAIEEAIAKAEEFTDSLEKQNEARYLRDHKEELIEELATTIVQKIIQRRKRSEMQTEYDFVWPQSQGRPQGSEMSSPSQPPHSTLAQANQAHLKSSYSLWRSRSAFSLTSDDSPEKNTEALVGAGGGEGVPDYASLKKETARASSLPSWKSVDRLDNSSASSVLQSPDGNWIALQSSQHSRPSLLTKRKSLVFSVLEKESDVVSAYDEMGPESDQEGDKGGWGAALRQFQRKLSDETYYTDSQHDPEWTYTPVHLPVTSPSSGQYTNTETLNSDSECSSVPPARPHKPLQNIMKKTGPNQDPYLHPQQAQNHHHQHQHQNPPLYSLYPEALDVNFNPKVTGDSGQSNHVRRSRRRRKSKRELGENQAHAQTHTQPLYSSSAQENSFLLNALLKSGMSEEMPGPDVGPVPETNSAVMTPEPKNQDTVAPNSAAPSFPNCMAPAPGPLSPSSSGPGSGDTLEQELYSKLGQLVERASSKEVASSSEDEPIKRDREGDRQKEKLRQIERERDPQGQSERQSSNSRDRTKRETIESVNGPELKKRERLRESLTLRQEESVKERSLERGGKSLEEKVDGRENKTVEKNRQSKRLQRKEGDRETERKGEQVEDRKEKTGSTLSSPAITPSIQEGVVCDEQQKYSAASLCSITTEVLKVLNATEELIGEAGGDSVTPSECMSASESFLSNLETRKLDQKLTKMEENVYMAAGAVYGLEGALGDLEKVARGISSGTSDRDLAFLEDQVATAAAQVQQSELQISAIEERILSLKTAGLNVTACNRFSNFSKPKPKPQTLDTSRQQRRKLPAPPVKDKESEQQVTALHP
- the myripb gene encoding rab effector MyRIP isoform X1 — encoded protein: MGRKLDLSGLTGNEADHVLKVVQRDMKLRKKEEDRLSEMKQELAEEGSRCSVLSKQPRFNERCCIRCCSPFTFLVNPKRPCLDCQYNVCKACRTYSKREKAWLCAACQKTRILRTQSLEWFYNNLKSRFKRFGSAKVLKTLYRNHIVERGGYSDLPESSVHDGSNGNDGSVCGSDSTFYRQSEGHSMAETLTVALRVAEEAIEEAIAKAEEFTDSLEKQNEARYLRDHKEELIEELATTIVQKVSLKSSVGFSVTSNIAPLSLSLSLSLSLSLSLLFCSSPFLSQIIQRRKRSEMQTEYDFVWPQSQGRPQGSEMSSPSQPPHSTLAQANQAHLKSSYSLWRSRSAFSLTSDDSPEKNTEALVGAGGGEGVPDYASLKKETARASSLPSWKSVDRLDNSSASSVLQSPDGNWIALQSSQHSRPSLLTKRKSLVFSVLEKESDVVSAYDEMGPESDQEGDKGGWGAALRQFQRKLSDETYYTDSQHDPEWTYTPVHLPVTSPSSGQYTNTETLNSDSECSSVPPARPHKPLQNIMKKTGPNQDPYLHPQQAQNHHHQHQHQNPPLYSLYPEALDVNFNPKVTGDSGQSNHVRRSRRRRKSKRELGENQAHAQTHTQPLYSSSAQENSFLLNALLKSGMSEEMPGPDVGPVPETNSAVMTPEPKNQDTVAPNSAAPSFPNCMAPAPGPLSPSSSGPGSGDTLEQELYSKLGQLVERASSKEVASSSEDEPIKRDREGDRQKEKLRQIERERDPQGQSERQSSNSRDRTKRETIESVNGPELKKRERLRESLTLRQEESVKERSLERGGKSLEEKVDGRENKTVEKNRQSKRLQRKEGDRETERKGEQVEDRKEKTGSTLSSPAITPSIQEGVVCDEQNGVELQQRLQLLSSLLQQKYSAASLCSITTEVLKVLNATEELIGEAGGDSVTPSECMSASESFLSNLETRKLDQKLTKMEENVYMAAGAVYGLEGALGDLEKVARGISSGTSDRDLAFLEDQVATAAAQVQQSELQISAIEERILSLKTAGLNVTACNRFSNFSKPKPKPQTLDTSRQQRRKLPAPPVKDKESEQQVTALHP